The window GTTTAGCCCGCGGCGGTAGTTTGGATAATGCGATTGTGCTAGATGAACACCGCATCTTGAATAACGAGGAATTGCGTTATGAGGATGAGTTTGTTCGTCACAAGATCTTGGATGCGATTGGGGATCTCTATTTAGTTGGACATCCTATTATTGGTTCGTATGTCGCCGAAAAATCAGGGCATGCTCTCAATAACGCACTTTTACGCAAACTTTTGGCGGACTCTAGTTCTTATGAGATTAGTAGCTTCCCAGAAAACAAGGCTCCTGCAGCTTATTCCAAAGAGAGTCAGCCGCTCTTTTTCTAAAAACCCTCTTCTGAAGGGTGTAATTATCTTTATTTAGGCTTACTTTGAAGAAGGCGCTCGACCGCCTTGCGTAAGTCAGAGTCTGGGGCTAATTTTTCTATCAAAGACTCCCAAGATGCTCTTGCTACCGCATTAAATCCCTTGGATTTTGGCGTTGACAGATGACCTTCCCGGGGCTTGATTTCCCAGGCGGGAGTCGCCGGCCTTAGACGCACTTTAATGGCAGTACAAACCACTCCATTTTTAGCTAACTCATTGATTAAGCTAGGTAAAACTTGCTGAAGCCTAGTGGCAACGCTTGCCCCAGCGACCATTAAAAATAGCTCATTTTGACTACCAGAGCGCCACCCAGCCTCAATTTTAGAGGCCAAGCTCTCTAAATCAAGCTCAGATAGGGCTGCTTTCAGAGCAATTTTGAGTTTAGCTAGATCTTCCGTTTTGGCCAAAATTCCACCCAAACCTTCGGAATTACGAAGATAGTCCAGCCAATCGTGGGCTGCTTTCGTAGGTTTAGATTTAGGGGCAAAGTTCATATAAAAATAGGGTGCGGGTGATAAACTCAAGGTCTTAATTTACTTCAATATCCCATGGTAATCGGTCTTCTTAAAACCCTAGTTGGCAGTCGTAATGACCGTCTCCTAAAACAGTATCGCAAAGTGGTTGCCAAAGTTAGCGCTTTTGAGCCTAGCATGCAAGCTTTGGATAATGCCGCACTGCAAGCAAAAACTGCCGAGTTTAAGGCACGTTTGGCTGCGGGTGAATCATTAGATGATTTGGCGCCGGAAGCTTTTGCAGTGGTTCGAGAAGCCAGCTCCCGCGTCATGAAGATGCGCCATTTTGATGCACAGATGATGGGTGGTCTTGCACTGCATCAGGGCAAGATTGCTGAAATGGGGACCGGTGAAGGTAAAACCTTAACCGCAACACTTCCCGTGTATCTGAATGCATTAACCGGTAAGGGTGTTCATGTCATTACCGTGAATGATTACTTAGCTCAACGTGATGCTGAGTGGATGGCAACGCTTTATAACTTCTTAGGTATGAAGGTCGGCGTGAATCTCTCTCAGATGGATCACATGACTAAGCAAGAAGCTTATGCCGCTGATATCACCTACGGCACCAATAATGAATTTGGTTTTGATTATTTGCGCGATAACATGGTGCAGGATTTAGGTCAGCGTGTACAGCGCGGCTTAGCCTATGCGATTGTTGACGAGGTGGATTCCATCTTGATTGACGAGGCGCGCACTCCATTAATCATCTCGGGTCAGGCTGAAGATCATACTGATCTCTATATCAAGATCAATGCCTTGCCTGCCTACTTAGAGCGTCAAATCGGAGAAGAAAAAGCCGACGGTACTGGTGTTGAAAAGCCGGGCGACTACTGGATTGATGAAAAATCGCAGCAGGTGTATCTAACAGAGCGAGGTCATGACAAAGCTGAGACAGTTTTAGTTGAACTCGGCGCTCTCAATGATGGCGATTCTCTGTATGCCCCTCAAAATATCACCTTGATGCACCATGTCTACGCAGCATTGCGTGCACATACTTTGTATAACCGCGACCAACAATATGTTGTGCAAAATAATGAAGTCATTATTGTTGACGAGTTCACTGGCCGTTTAATGCAAGGCCGTCGTTGGTCAGATGGCTTGCACCAAGCTGTTGAAGCCAAAGAAGGTGTGCAGATTCAGAATGAGAATCAGACCTTAGCAACTATTACCTTCCAAAATTACTTCCGTATGTACGGTAAGTTAGCTGGTATGACGGGTACTGCTGATACTGAGGCGTATGAGTTCAAGGAAATTTATAGTCTTGAGACTGTAGTTATTCCGCCCAATCGCATCAGCCAAAGAAAAGATCGTCAAGATCAAATTTATAAGACTTCACGCGAGCGCTACGATGCAGTGATTAAGGATATTGAGGATTGCTATCAACGCGGTCAACCCGTATTGGTTGGCACTACTTCAATTGAAAACTCCGAACTGATTGCAGGTTTACTGGATAAACGTCAGTTGCCACATCAAGTCTTGAACGCTAAACAGCATGCCCGTGAAGCGGAGATTATTGCGCAGGCCGGTAGACCGAAGATGATCACCATTGCTACCAATATGGCTGGTCGTGGAACGGATATCGTCTTGGGCGGTAACGTTGGTAAGCAATCTTCTTTGATTGATGCAGATAGCAGCATCTCAGATACGGACAAGGCTAGCAAGATTAAGACTTTGCAAGAAGAGTGGCAAAGTCTTCATGATCAGGTTTTGGCTGCCGGTGGCTTACACATTATTGGTACAGAGCGTCACGAAAGTCGTCGTATTGATAATCAATTGCGGGGGCGCGCAGGTCGCCAAGGCGACTCTGGTTCCTCACGCTTTTATCTTTCTTTAGATGATTCGCTTTTGCGCATTTTTGCTGGAGATCGTCTACGTGCAGTGATGGATCGTCTCAAAATGCCGGATGGTGAGCCTATTGAAGCCGGCATGGTGACCCGCTCCATTGAATCTGCTCAGCGCAAAGTTGAGGGTCGCAACTTTGATATTCGTAAGCAGTTATTGGAGTATGACGACGTCGCTAATGATCAGCGTAAAGAAACTTATCGCCTGAGAAATGAAGTATTAGAAAGCGTTGATGTTGGCGAGTTGACTGCTAATTTGCGTGATGATGTACTGCGTACGATTTGTGCTTTGTATGTTCCCCTGGAATCGATGGAAGAGCAGTGGGACCTGGTAGGACTGGAAAATGTCTTAGCTAGCGATTGGGGTTTAACTATCGATCTGAAAACTTGGGTTGAAAATGCAGCATCCATGGATGATGAGCAGATTGTTGATCGTGTATTAGAGCGCGCAAAAGAATTTTACGATGCCAAAGTTGAGCTTTCCGGTCGCGCTTCATTTGCAGGATTCGAGCGCTCCGTTTTGCTCTACAGCTTAGACACCCATTGGCGCGAGCATTTAGCTGCGCTGGACCATTTACGTCAAGGCATCCATTTACGTGGTTACGCCCAAAAAGATCCAAAACAAGAATATCGTCGCGAAGCATTTGAGTTATATGGTGAATTTCTGAATGTCGTTAAAAATGATGTTGTGAAAAGCATCATGACCGTACAGATTCGTAGTGCAAGCGAGTTAGATCAAGCTTCTGAATCGATCAATGAGGATTTGGCCAAGCTCTCCGACGTAAAGTATCAGCATGCAGATGCAGGTGCGGATCGCGAGGTAGCTGGTTCAACTGGCGATCGTGGTGCGGCAATTGATATTGCTCCTGCACCATTACGTGCTGGGCCCAAGATTGGCCGTAATGATCCTTGCACCTGCCGTAGCGGCAAGAAATATAAGAACTGCTGCGGCGCACTAAGCTAATTTCAATAGGCTCCTAGAAAGAGCTGTCGAATTCGACAGCTCAGTAAGCCCTCATCTACAATTGTCAGACAATGACAGTGAACTTACCCCTCCCCCAAAAAGACCATTTGAAGCCTGTTAAAGGTTTTCAGATGGGCATCGCAGAAGCCGGTATTAAAAAGGCAAATCGTAAGGATCTTCTGGTGATGACTTTAGCCCCCGGATCCCAGGTTGCGGGTGTCTTTACCTTAAATCGTTTCTGTGCCGCACCGGTTCAAATTTGCAGAGAACATTTAGCCCAAGATGGGGCTCAAGGTGAGATTCGTGCTTTGGTAGTGAATACTGGAAATGCGAATGCAGGGACTGGTGAGCAGGGCATGAAAGATGCTTTAGCAACTTGCGCGGCACTAGCAAAAGAGTTGAATTTAAATCCAAAGCAGATCCTACCTTTCTCTACAGGTGTCATTTTGGAGCCCCTACCGATTGCTAAGTTGATTGATGCTTTACCTAAAGCAGTTGCAAATTTAGGTGAAGATCATTGGTTCGATGCCGCAGAGGCCATCATGACAACGGATACGCAGGCGAAAGCCACATCTGTCACTGTGCAGACGCCTGCTGGCGTGGTCACTATCACCGGTATCTGTAAGGGTGCTGGGATGATCCATCCGAATATGGCGACTATGTTGGGCTTTATTGCGACAGATGCTGGTTTTGCGCCGGGACTGTTAACTAACTTGACTCGCGAGATTGCCGATCTCTCATTTAATGCAATTACGATTGATGGCGATACCTCAACTAATGACTCATTCATCATTATGGCTACGGGTCAATCACCGGTACAGATTCAATCTGCCGATGATCCTAGTTATGGTCCAGTTCGTGTAGCTTTGATTGACCTTGCACGTAAGCTGGCTCAAATGATTGTGAGAGATGGTGAAGGCGCAACTAAATTTATTACGATTGACGTGCAGGGCGGTAAGACTGAAGAGGAATGTCGCCTGGTGGCAGAAGCAGTGGCCCATTCTCCTTTGGTAAAAACAGCCTTCTTTGCTAGTGATCCTAATTTAGGCCGCATTCTCGCAGCCATTGGTTATGCTGGTATCACCGACCTTGATGTCGATCAAGTGCAAATGTGGCTTGGTGATGTGTGGGTAGCTAAGAATGGTGGTCGTAACCCCGATTATCAAGAAGCTGA is drawn from Polynucleobacter arcticus and contains these coding sequences:
- the secA gene encoding preprotein translocase subunit SecA, with the translated sequence MVIGLLKTLVGSRNDRLLKQYRKVVAKVSAFEPSMQALDNAALQAKTAEFKARLAAGESLDDLAPEAFAVVREASSRVMKMRHFDAQMMGGLALHQGKIAEMGTGEGKTLTATLPVYLNALTGKGVHVITVNDYLAQRDAEWMATLYNFLGMKVGVNLSQMDHMTKQEAYAADITYGTNNEFGFDYLRDNMVQDLGQRVQRGLAYAIVDEVDSILIDEARTPLIISGQAEDHTDLYIKINALPAYLERQIGEEKADGTGVEKPGDYWIDEKSQQVYLTERGHDKAETVLVELGALNDGDSLYAPQNITLMHHVYAALRAHTLYNRDQQYVVQNNEVIIVDEFTGRLMQGRRWSDGLHQAVEAKEGVQIQNENQTLATITFQNYFRMYGKLAGMTGTADTEAYEFKEIYSLETVVIPPNRISQRKDRQDQIYKTSRERYDAVIKDIEDCYQRGQPVLVGTTSIENSELIAGLLDKRQLPHQVLNAKQHAREAEIIAQAGRPKMITIATNMAGRGTDIVLGGNVGKQSSLIDADSSISDTDKASKIKTLQEEWQSLHDQVLAAGGLHIIGTERHESRRIDNQLRGRAGRQGDSGSSRFYLSLDDSLLRIFAGDRLRAVMDRLKMPDGEPIEAGMVTRSIESAQRKVEGRNFDIRKQLLEYDDVANDQRKETYRLRNEVLESVDVGELTANLRDDVLRTICALYVPLESMEEQWDLVGLENVLASDWGLTIDLKTWVENAASMDDEQIVDRVLERAKEFYDAKVELSGRASFAGFERSVLLYSLDTHWREHLAALDHLRQGIHLRGYAQKDPKQEYRREAFELYGEFLNVVKNDVVKSIMTVQIRSASELDQASESINEDLAKLSDVKYQHADAGADREVAGSTGDRGAAIDIAPAPLRAGPKIGRNDPCTCRSGKKYKNCCGALS
- the argJ gene encoding bifunctional glutamate N-acetyltransferase/amino-acid acetyltransferase ArgJ — encoded protein: MTVNLPLPQKDHLKPVKGFQMGIAEAGIKKANRKDLLVMTLAPGSQVAGVFTLNRFCAAPVQICREHLAQDGAQGEIRALVVNTGNANAGTGEQGMKDALATCAALAKELNLNPKQILPFSTGVILEPLPIAKLIDALPKAVANLGEDHWFDAAEAIMTTDTQAKATSVTVQTPAGVVTITGICKGAGMIHPNMATMLGFIATDAGFAPGLLTNLTREIADLSFNAITIDGDTSTNDSFIIMATGQSPVQIQSADDPSYGPVRVALIDLARKLAQMIVRDGEGATKFITIDVQGGKTEEECRLVAEAVAHSPLVKTAFFASDPNLGRILAAIGYAGITDLDVDQVQMWLGDVWVAKNGGRNPDYQEADGQRVMQAEEITVKIDLGRGLAQQTMWTCDLSHDYVSINADYRS